The proteins below are encoded in one region of Segatella copri:
- the tnpB gene encoding IS66 family insertion sequence element accessory protein TnpB (TnpB, as the term is used for proteins encoded by IS66 family insertion elements, is considered an accessory protein, since TnpC, encoded by a neighboring gene, is a DDE family transposase.), with amino-acid sequence MFGLNENTQYYVCQRYVRMNMGINGLYQIVRTEMELPPLGGAVFIFFSKNRQQVKMLKWDGDGFLLYQKRLERGTFELPFFDPQSKQCKMPYKTLSAIMSGICLKSMRYRKRLNL; translated from the coding sequence ATGTTTGGATTAAACGAAAACACCCAGTATTACGTCTGCCAGCGATATGTCCGAATGAACATGGGCATAAATGGCCTGTACCAGATTGTGAGGACGGAGATGGAGCTGCCGCCACTCGGTGGTGCCGTCTTCATCTTCTTCTCCAAGAACCGCCAGCAGGTAAAAATGCTAAAATGGGATGGCGACGGTTTCTTGCTGTATCAGAAGCGACTGGAGCGAGGAACCTTTGAATTACCATTCTTTGATCCCCAAAGCAAACAATGCAAAATGCCGTACAAGACGCTATCTGCCATCATGAGCGGAATTTGCCTGAAAAGTATGAGATATAGGAAACGGCTTAATCTATAG
- a CDS encoding IS66 family transposase — protein sequence MKKDEIIVLLKEQLQLANEQLQQANATVSSLTTQVNELIERIKSLEELLVQKGIAIDKANRQNKALGKLVSGKKSERQEKNPQDSMTQEEFDKKKEEQAEKRKARKNNGAKRDMHYEMKEVHVTIDPVMDAEFLKTLRLFGTRTCIRYSMEPIKFIKTVYHINTYTDGSIMYPGKTPPALLLNSSYSPSFAAGLLQMRYIYSMPVERIIKYFADNGFTLRKATANKLIARSADVLENFYKAICQVVLQQDYVSADETYHKVLLAKTKPTDKGSKKGYFWAVSAPKLGLVFFVYEDGSRSEQVILNIFSDYKGTIQSDAYAPYRKLESDAYPDIMRIACLQHVKRDFIDCGKEDKDAQEVVDILNRFYREDKKHKVGVNGWTVEDHLAYRQSYAPDILQDLLEKLEEISSRKDLLPKSTLAQAVGYALNEYNAICDIFKRGDTALDNNYIERIQRYISLSRRNSMFFGSHEGASRAAILYSIAISCRLNGINLFEYICDVIEKTVEWQPNTPLEKYRDLLPDRWKKQ from the coding sequence ATGAAAAAGGACGAAATTATAGTACTTTTAAAGGAACAGCTTCAGCTTGCGAACGAACAGCTTCAGCAAGCTAATGCTACGGTGAGTTCGTTGACTACACAGGTCAACGAACTCATTGAACGTATAAAGTCATTAGAAGAATTACTCGTCCAGAAAGGAATCGCCATTGACAAAGCGAATCGTCAGAACAAGGCACTCGGCAAGCTCGTTTCAGGCAAGAAGTCCGAACGTCAGGAAAAGAATCCACAAGATTCGATGACCCAGGAGGAATTTGACAAGAAGAAAGAAGAGCAGGCCGAAAAGAGAAAGGCACGCAAAAACAACGGAGCCAAGCGTGACATGCATTACGAGATGAAAGAGGTGCATGTTACGATAGATCCTGTCATGGATGCAGAGTTTTTGAAGACGTTGCGTCTCTTCGGAACTCGTACCTGTATACGTTACAGCATGGAACCCATCAAATTCATCAAGACCGTGTATCACATCAACACTTATACTGATGGAAGTATCATGTATCCGGGGAAAACTCCGCCGGCTCTGTTGTTGAATTCTTCCTATTCACCTTCCTTTGCAGCAGGACTCCTGCAGATGCGATACATCTATTCCATGCCGGTAGAGCGAATCATCAAATACTTTGCCGACAATGGGTTTACGTTAAGGAAAGCCACGGCAAACAAACTGATTGCCAGAAGTGCCGATGTACTGGAAAACTTCTATAAGGCTATCTGCCAAGTAGTGTTGCAGCAGGATTATGTCTCGGCAGACGAGACATACCATAAAGTGCTGTTAGCCAAGACAAAGCCTACGGACAAGGGTTCGAAGAAAGGCTACTTCTGGGCTGTAAGTGCGCCTAAACTGGGACTTGTCTTCTTCGTATATGAGGATGGATCACGCTCTGAGCAGGTCATACTTAACATATTCTCTGATTATAAAGGTACCATACAGAGTGATGCATATGCTCCTTACCGGAAACTGGAGTCGGATGCTTATCCTGACATTATGAGAATCGCCTGCCTGCAGCATGTCAAGAGAGATTTCATCGACTGCGGCAAGGAAGACAAGGATGCTCAGGAGGTCGTAGATATCCTCAACAGATTTTATCGAGAAGACAAAAAACATAAGGTTGGGGTAAATGGATGGACCGTTGAAGACCATCTAGCCTATCGGCAGTCATATGCACCGGACATTTTGCAGGATTTATTGGAGAAACTGGAGGAAATATCTTCCAGGAAAGATTTGCTGCCCAAGTCTACCTTGGCGCAGGCGGTCGGTTATGCCCTTAATGAATATAATGCCATTTGTGACATCTTCAAAAGAGGTGATACGGCTCTCGATAACAACTACATTGAGAGAATCCAGAGGTACATATCACTATCAAGAAGAAACTCAATGTTCTTTGGTTCGCACGAAGGAGCAAGCCGGGCGGCTATCCTATATTCTATCGCAATCTCATGCAGGCTGAATGGCATTAATCTGTTTGAATACATATGCGACGTAATAGAAAAGACTGTAGAATGGCAACCCAATACCCCATTAGAAAAATATAGAGACTTACTTCCTGACCGATGGAAAAAGCAGTAA
- a CDS encoding ISL3 family transposase: MVLVSTATHAFCDRCGKKTTHTRGWQKRTVTMCPLGCKRFVLTLYMRRFYCQSDKHIFVEQQTKWLNKYARFSVRCIELMNLLHIHMSSVSTSKVMRKMGITCCPNTCINHLKKIQRLPDRTARNIGIDDFAKRKRHTYGSVIVDHDTGEILELIDSRDSSIVANVLKQYKKVNTITRDRGRCFIKAIKQGAPSAHAITDKFHVIEDLTSAVFPKILQEFLHKRMELLTQGLVGPIKPQISRGWLYNSIYAVLESMCKDARRIKKMTEWNTFMDLYARQGLTLSEIHDKTGFDGFKMGKLRNTKYEDLLNPTQLRAYKAIESITNRILCKKSLDYSVVTKGLHSTEKKEILKRLLFLLRGKWKEDWKAYDDAYKAFLAKATIRNEEYDLWNSIVHFNWKTKTETVRLFLQDLHVTDLAYYITTFQGILSGEVKMNLYKWINMVIGCGNEKMEKFAKGLIKDYSAINNSIASKLNNGILEGSVNKIKTAKRIMGGRASISLLQIKVSSNLDT, encoded by the coding sequence ATGGTTCTCGTGAGTACGGCTACCCATGCCTTCTGCGACCGTTGTGGCAAGAAAACCACTCATACCCGTGGCTGGCAAAAGAGAACGGTCACGATGTGTCCTTTAGGGTGTAAACGGTTTGTTCTCACCCTTTACATGCGCCGTTTTTACTGCCAGTCTGATAAACATATATTTGTAGAGCAACAGACGAAGTGGCTAAACAAATATGCAAGATTCAGTGTAAGATGCATAGAGTTGATGAACCTGCTTCATATACATATGTCATCTGTGTCGACCTCCAAGGTCATGAGAAAGATGGGAATCACTTGCTGTCCAAATACTTGCATAAATCATTTGAAAAAGATCCAAAGACTTCCAGACAGGACTGCCAGGAATATAGGCATAGATGACTTTGCCAAGAGAAAGAGACATACCTATGGCAGTGTTATCGTAGACCATGACACAGGCGAGATTTTGGAACTGATAGACTCTAGAGATTCTTCGATTGTGGCAAATGTCTTGAAACAATACAAGAAAGTCAATACTATCACTCGTGATAGGGGACGATGCTTCATTAAGGCTATCAAGCAAGGAGCCCCATCAGCACATGCTATCACAGACAAATTCCATGTCATTGAAGACTTGACGAGCGCAGTCTTTCCAAAGATTCTGCAGGAGTTTTTGCATAAGAGAATGGAGTTGCTGACTCAAGGTCTAGTTGGTCCCATTAAGCCACAAATAAGTAGAGGTTGGCTTTATAACAGCATATATGCAGTCTTGGAATCGATGTGCAAGGATGCAAGAAGAATCAAGAAAATGACTGAATGGAACACTTTCATGGATCTTTATGCAAGGCAAGGACTGACTTTGAGTGAAATCCATGACAAAACAGGGTTTGATGGATTTAAGATGGGAAAGCTAAGGAACACCAAATATGAGGACTTGCTCAACCCAACGCAACTAAGGGCTTACAAAGCCATAGAATCTATTACAAATAGGATTCTCTGTAAAAAGTCATTGGATTACTCTGTGGTTACCAAGGGGTTACATTCTACAGAGAAGAAAGAAATACTGAAAAGACTTCTTTTTCTACTGAGAGGAAAATGGAAGGAAGACTGGAAGGCATACGATGATGCCTACAAGGCATTTCTTGCAAAGGCAACTATCAGGAACGAAGAGTATGACCTTTGGAATTCAATAGTTCACTTCAACTGGAAAACCAAGACGGAGACTGTCAGATTGTTTCTGCAGGACTTGCATGTTACCGATTTAGCCTATTATATAACAACATTTCAAGGCATTTTGAGCGGAGAGGTCAAAATGAACTTGTACAAATGGATTAACATGGTCATAGGATGTGGTAATGAGAAAATGGAAAAGTTTGCCAAAGGACTGATTAAGGACTATTCCGCCATCAATAATTCTATTGCTAGCAAATTGAACAATGGAATCCTTGAAGGTTCGGTCAACAAGATAAAGACCGCAAAGCGAATTATGGGTGGAAGAGCATCGATTTCTCTTTTGCAGATAAAGGTCTCCTCAAACTTAGATACATAA